In Papaver somniferum cultivar HN1 chromosome 1, ASM357369v1, whole genome shotgun sequence, a genomic segment contains:
- the LOC113329773 gene encoding probable leucine-rich repeat receptor-like protein kinase At1g35710, with amino-acid sequence MLIPITSAFVDLITIHLFLMAFIANIKTSSFLVLICFLTFSLHTTTTEACHKTDKAALLDFKSKITLDPAELLKTWNKSTDCCTKWEGVACGSNGRVVNLSRSGIFSPILDDFAFMAGTISPSLGRLTFLRLLDFNNLKSLTGTIPTELGKLSHLTTLFLNSNQLKGSIPASFQNLRKLNRLFLNDNLLSGTVPTNIFRHMSSLTELDFSENQLSGGIPSSIDKLVSLKRLELHHNNFSGSIPSTIGNLKNLAYLILSNNQISGSLPSSMSKLVLLNSCYLQDNKLTGSIPALIGGSALQFLVLDNNMLTGRLPKSFGSLTNLLGLFVRNNRLKGKIPSSFSNLRNLQYLGLSRNGLSGPIPSELVKLNATLKTLDLSFNPLSLVNIPIWISKMTLLQLHLARTGLIGELPEWLSDLSSDDLSANSFLNSLDLSSNMLSGVLPAWIGKMASLSSLNLSNNGFHSAIPVEIMNLSILRILDLHLNNFTGGLRPIFGDGLSLSWYSYIDLSYNMFVGRIDNFANLGNMESLETLVLSNNRLGGSIPESLGKLRQLRTLKVAKNGFAGSIPSGVINLVSLREFDVSYNKLTGKIPSHTTPFPSSSFKGNSGLCDSPLPPCETA; translated from the coding sequence ATGTTAATCCCAATCACTTCTGCTTTTGTTGATCTCATAACCATCCATCTCTTTCTAATGGCATTCATAGCCAACATAAAAACCAGTTCATTTCTTGTCTTAATCTGTTTTTTAACCTTCTCTTTgcatacaacaacaacagaagcATGCCACAAAACTGATAAAGCAGCTCTACTTGATTTCAAGAGTAAGATCACACTAGATCCTGCTGAGCTGTTAAAAACGTGGAATAAATCCACTGATTGTTGTACCAAATGGGAAGGTGTCGCTTGTGGTTCCAACGGTCGCGTCGTAAATCTTTCACGCTCTGGTATATTTTCTCCAATTCTGGACGATTTTGCGTTCATGGCAGGAACTATTTCTCCTTCATTGGGTAGACTCACGTTTCTCCGCTTGTTAGACTTTAATAACCTCAAGAGCTTAACAGGAACGATCCCTACGGAGCTCGGGAAGTTGTCACACCTTACTACTCTATTCCTCAATTCCAACCAACTCAAGGGTTCAATTCCTGCATCATTCCAAAATCTTCGCAAACTCAACAGGTTGTttctcaatgataatcttctaTCTGGTACCGTTCCCACAAACATCTTTCGACATATGTCTTCTCTTACCGAGCTTGATTTTTCCGAAAATCAGTTATCTGGTGGGATTCCATCGTCAATTGATAAACTAGTCTCGTTGAAGAGGCTTGAACTCCATCATAACAACTTCTCAGGTAGTATACCAAGTACAATCGGTAATCTTAAGAACTTGGCTTATTTAATCTTATCTAACAACCAGATTTCTGGAAGCCTTCCAAGTTCAATGTCGAAGCTAGTTCTTCTCaatagttgttatttacaagatAACAAACTTACAGGCAGTATACCGGCATTGATCGGTGGCTCTGCGCTCCAGTTTTTGGTACTTGATAACAACATGTTAACAGGCAGATTACCTAAAAGTTTTGGTAGTCTAACAAATCTTCTTGGTTTGTTTGTGAGGAACAACCGTCTTAAGGGTAAAATTCCCTCAAGTTTTAGCAATCTAAGGAATCTTCAATATCTTGGTCTCTCTAGAAATGGTTTGTCAGGTCCAATTCCTTCTGAACTAGTTAAGTTAAATGCGACATTAAAAACCTTAGATTTGTCATTCAACCCATTGAGTCTAGTGAACATACCGATTTGGATCTCAAAAATGACACTTCTGCAACTACATTTAGCTCGAACAGGGTTAATTGGTGAACTCCCGGAATGGTTGTCCGATTTATCTTCCGACGACTTATCTGCAAATAGTTTCTTGAATTCTCTTGATTTATCGAGTAACATGTTATCCGGAGTATTGCCGGCCTGGATAGGAAAAATGGCTTCTTTATCTTCCCTCAATTTATCTAACAACGGTTTCCATTCAGCTATACCAGTCGAGATCATGAATCTTTCAATCTTACGGATACTTGATCTTCACTTGAACAATTTCACAGGGGGATTACGCCCGATTTTTGGAGATGGCTTGTCTCTGTCTTGGTACAGTTATATCGATCTTTCTTACAATATGTTTGTTGGTCGCATAGATAATTTTGCAAACCTAGGGAACATGGAATCACTTGAAACATTAGTTCTATCTAACAATCGTTTAGGGGGATCGATACCAGAATCTCTTGGGAAATTGAGACAACTTAGAACTCTAAAGGTTGCAAAGAATGGGTTTGCGGGTAGTATACCTTCAGGGGTGATAAACTTGGTGAGCCTCCGAGAATTTGATGTGTCCTACAACAAGTTGACTGGGAAAATTCCTTCTCATACCACAccatttccatcttcttctttCAAGGGCAACTCTGGCCTCTGTGACTCCCCACTTCCTCCTTGTGAAACTGCTTAG